In the genome of Hippoglossus hippoglossus isolate fHipHip1 chromosome 12, fHipHip1.pri, whole genome shotgun sequence, one region contains:
- the ier5l gene encoding immediate early response gene 5-like protein, with protein MERAADAQSLISMSLMKIQNSRTQRGGIKLHRNLLVSYVLRNARQLYIKERYAELYRMQQYEEVMTVCNEIQELDPLDVDAEDAHGEEQARGCGEDTSPCEAARPRNAPQSAAHVRAASSLLGCSPFEDCGKEPEPSDFRSCCMEADNIRHCNKTTVLDLDTHVVTTVENGFLHQDCCCAQDAQDAQGAQAPARKRKVESGCCASDLEELSDFTAARKRAKREDCCFSSAEFTDTSNISNLISIFGSGFSGLLSRQADLEQICSKQALASLGAWTRAIVAF; from the coding sequence CGGACGCGCAGAGCCTGATCTCCATGTCCCTGATGAAGATCCAGAACTCCAGGACGCAGCGCGGCGGCATCAAGCTGCACCGGAACCTGCTGGTGTCCTACGTGCTGCGCAACGCGCGCCAGCTCTACATCAAGGAGAGGTACGCGGAGCTGTACCGGATGCAGCAGTACGAGGAGGTGATGACGGTCTGCAACGAGATCCAGGAGCTCGACCCGCTGGACGTGGACGCGGAGGACGCGCACGGAGAGGAGCAGGCGCGAGGCTGCGGCGAGGACACGAGTCCGTGCGAGGCGGCGCGCCCCCGAAACGCGCCGCAGTCGGCGGCGCACGTCCGGGCAGCGAGCTCCCTCCTCGGCTGCTCTCCTTTCGAAGACTGCGGCAAAGAACCGGAGCCGTCGGACTTCCGCAGCTGCTGCATGGAGGCGGACAACATCCGGCACTGCAACAAGACCACGGTGCTGGACCTGGACACGCATGTGGTGACCACCGTGGAGAACGGGTTCCTGCACCAGGACTGCTGCTGCGCGCAGGACGCGCAGGACGCGCAGGGCGCGCAGGCTCCGGccaggaagaggaaggtggagTCCGGCTGCTGCGCCTCggacctggaggagctgagcgACTTCACTGCGGCGCGTAAAAGAGCCAAGCGCGAGGACTGCTGCTTCTCCAGCGCGGAATTCACGGACACGTCCAACATCTCCAACCTCATCTCCATCTTCGGCTCGGGGTTCTCCGGGCTGCTCAGCCGGCAGGCGGATCTGGAGCAGATCTGTAGCAAGCAGGCCCTGGCCAGTCTGGGAGCGTGGACCCGGGCCATCGTGGCTTTTTAA